The proteins below come from a single Papaver somniferum cultivar HN1 chromosome 11, ASM357369v1, whole genome shotgun sequence genomic window:
- the LOC113323835 gene encoding GDP-mannose transporter GONST2-like: MSSDFTLDQSISHDPEDPEYSSRNGKPTLKRRDSLVFKILDGFLEQRNRSFINIATNAVRRVTSKRFSGETREGHPDDSSLPINGDERREHGSEKKSGPLLSGTAYCISSCSMILLNKVVLSSYGFDAGISLMFYQNLVSVIVVMALKLFGLVSTEKLTWKLIKVWIPVNIIFIGMLVTGMYSLKYINIAMVTILKNLTNILTAIGELYIFKKRQNRKVWTAMLMMIISALTSGITDLSFDAVGYTWQIFNCILTASYSLTLRRVMDTAKQTTRSGSLNEVTMVLLNNALSLPLAIFLIIIFNEWEYVYTVDVVRLPMFWVVATASGLLGLSISFTSMWFLNQTGPTTYSLVGSLNKIPISIAGLLLFNVTLSLSNLFSILFGLFAGVLFARAKMS; the protein is encoded by the exons ATGTCTTCTGATTTTACATTGGATCAATCTATTAGCCATGATCCTGAGGACCCAGAGTATAGCTCtaggaatggaaaaccaaccttgAAGAGAAGAGATAGTCTAGTCTTCAAGATTCTTGATGGCTTTTTAGAGCAAAGAAACCGGTCGTTTATCAACATTGCAACGAATGCTGTGAGAAGAGTTACAAGCAAAAG GTTCTCAGGCGAAACTCGAGAAGGTCACCCCGATGACAGCAGTCTTCCAATAAACGGCGACGAAAGGCGGGAACATGGATCCGAAAAAAAATCTGGCCCTCTCTTATCTGGAACAGCCTACTGCATTTCATCTTGCAGCATGATCTTACTGAACAAAGTTGTTCTTTCAAGCTATGGATTTGATGCAGGAATATCTCTTATGTTTTACCAG AATCTTGTCAGTGTTATTGTGGTTATGGCATTGAAACTCTTTGGACTGGTATCTACTGAAAAACTCACGTGGAAACTGATCAAAGTTTGGATTCCGGTTAATATAATATTTATTGGAATGCTTGTGACGGGCATGTATAG TTTGAAGTACATAAACATTGCAATGGTGACAATCTTGAAGAATCTGACAAATATTTTAACGGCGATTGGAGAATTATACATTTTCAAGAAGCGGCAAAACCGGAAAGTGTGGACTGCCATGCTTATGATG ATAATATCTGCTCTAACCAGTGGAATTACCGATCTCTCTTTCGACGCTGTGGGTTATACATGGCAAATTTTTAATTGTATTCTCACTGCAAGCTACTCG CTTACCCTACGACGGGTCATGGACACCGCAAAGCAAACAACAAGGTCTGGATCTCTTAATGAAGTTACCATGGTGCTGCTTAACAACGCACTCTCGTTACCTTTGGCGATCTTCTTAATCATTATCTTCAATGAATGGgaatatgtatatactgt TGATGTAGTCAGGTTACCAATGTTTTGGGTTGTGGCGACGGCAAGTGGATTGCTTGGACTATCCATCAGTTTCACCTCTATGTGGTTTTTGAATCAAACCGGTCCAACCACTTACAG CCTGGTCGGGTCCTTAAACAAGATTCCAATTTCCATTGCCGGATTACTTCTGTTCAATGTTACACTCAGCCTATCCAACCTTTTCAGCATactatttg GACTATTCGCTGGAGTATTATTTGCCAGGGCCAAAATGTCATGA